TGGTCGCCACTGGTGCCGGGTTCGAAATGCGGCGAGTACTGGGGACGGCGGTCTTTAGCGGAATGCTGGGCGTCACCGCCTTCGGACTGTTTCTGACACCAGTCTTTTACGTCGTGCTACGTCGATTCTCGGCTCGCTAAAAGTGCGAACCAACAATCGCTACCATTGAGGCAGGAGATGAGGCCATTGTTTCGCGGCGGGGGAACTTAGCTGGACAGCGCCACCTTTGGTCATTGGGGCGTGTTTTGGGTAACCCGAAGCGTAAGCGAGGGATTCGTCGCAACTCGATCCCTCGCTTACACATCGGGTTACCATTCCCACCAACATGGCGCTGTCCAGTTAGGCACTCATCGCCTGATCATTCAACCGCTGCACTCAAGTGAGGTCATTGCCGTGAATCTATACGTTGTTTCAGGGCCCATCCGCCAGCTTCTGCTAGCAGGCAGCGCCATTGCAGTTCTGGCCATGGCCGGGTGCAACGGCAAAGGCGAAGCAGAGCCATATGTTCCGGGGCCTCGGCCGGTTTCGGTGAAAGCACTGGTCAAGCAGTCGGTGCCGCAAGCAATGCTGGCCGCCGCTACGGTGGGATCGTGGAAGACCGAAGAACTGGGCTTTGAAGTCGGTGGTCGCGTTGAATGGGTGGTGGAACCGAATCAGGAAATCGAGGGCCGTGTCGAAGATGCGGACGGAAATCTGATTGTGGAAGGCACGCCTGTCGCTCGACTGGAAAGCGAACGCTACCGACTGCAGGTCGAAACGGCGAAGGCCAACATTGTTCAGGCTGAACAAGCGGTAAAAGCGGCGACGATCGAACTTGAAAAAGGTCTGCCCGCACAAATACGAGCAGCCCAGGCCGACGCCAGTCTCGCGCTAACCCAACTCAATCGCAGCAAACAGTTGTTCGAAAAGAGCGCGGGAACGGAAAGTGACGTCGATCGCGATGACGCCAGGTATCAGAGTGCCGTGGCCACCGTTGAGCAAATGGATGCCGACCTGAAGAGCAAGGAAGCGGAACTGCAATCGTTGCAGTCCAGCCTGTTGCAGGCGAAGCAGTCGTTGCGGGACGCTCAACGAAACCTTGATGACTGCACGCTGTATTCTTCGTTTCGAGGTGAAATCGCACACGTGGCCGTTGTGCCTGGCAGTGTTGTTTCGGCTGGCCAGCCCGTGGCCACCATTCAAATGATGGATCCAATCAAAGTCGAAGTGGAAGTCTCAGCCGAAGATTCGCGTCGTCTACGCAGTCGCGAGCGTCTGGCCGTCATGGTGTCGAAAGCCGATGGGACAGTTGAAGAGCACGACGGTTTTTTGTACCTGATCGATTCTGTCGCGGACGCAGCCACGCGCACCTACACAGTGACCGTGCTGGTGTTGAACAAGAAAGAGTCCGCCAAATCGCCGGCCGCGTCGTCTGCACCAGACGCCCCCGCCATCGCGACGACGACTCAAACCTGGCGAATGAACCTCAGATTTATCCCCGGTGCCAAAGAGGGGCTCCTGTATGTCGCGGAAGATGCCATTCACACCCAAGACGGCAAATCCTGGCTGTGGAAGGTCGAGAACGTAGAAACTCATCAACCGCTTCCGGCAGACAAGCTGCTTAAGGTTTCGAAGCTACCGGTGGAACTCGGCCCTGCGAAAATTCCTTTTCTGGGCAACTGGATTTTTCAACAGGTCCTGATCGATGACGAATCGTTTGACCCCGACGTCAACATCGTGGCCGGAAAACTAAACGTACCGACAGGCGAGGCCAGCGACTGGGACGGCGACACGATACGAATCGCAGACGACAGTCAGTGGGAATTGCGGCCGGGTGAGTTGGTGAAAGTCGATCTTTCCGGCAGCAGCCTGGAACAGGGCTACTTCGTATCGATGGACGCCATTGTCCGGGAAGGCAACCGTTCGTTTCTGTTTGTTGTCGACGGAACCGACGACGCGGCAACCGTCAAACGCACAGAAGTACGGCTGGCAACCAGTGACCAACCCACGGCCACTTCGTCACTACGGCAGGTGGCGCCGCTGGAGGGCGAATCGCTGGACGGGCTGCTTTACGTGACCAGCGGAGCTCATTATCTACGCGACGGCGAACCCGTACAGGTTGTCATGAACGGGAAGGCCGCCCAATGAATCTCGCGGCACTCGCCATGCGATACCGGCCCGTGGTGCTGACGTTTGTCGTGCTTATGGTCGGCTGGGGCGCTTTCACGTTTGCGACGATGCCCCGGCGTGAAGATCCCGAATTTACCATTCGCACGTGCGTTGTCACAACTCAGTGGACGGGAGCTCCCACTGTTAAAGTGGAAGAACTGATCACCGATAAGCTGGAAGAATCACTGGACGGCATCGAAGAAGTGGATCACTTGCGGTCGACCACGACCAATGGTCTGTCCGTCATCTACGTGGATCTGGACGATCGTATTCCGCCGGGCGACATTCAGAACGTCTGGGACAAAGTCCGCGCGAAGGTCGACCTTGTCAAAATGCCAACCGACAACATCCATCCCATCGTCAACGATGAATTCGGCGACACAGCCGTGCTGCTGCTGGGTATCCACCAAACGCCGCTCGCTGGTGATGACGCCATCGAAGACGCGCACCGCTATTCGCCGCGAGACCTGGAATTATTTGCTGACCGAGTGCGCGACAAAATCCGGTTGCTGGACGGAGTAGCCAAGGTTGAAAAGCACGGCGTCAATGATGAAGCCATCTACATCGAAACGGATCTTGGCACCTGGTCACAGGTGGGACTCACCAGCGAAGCACTGAAGCACCTTGTGGACGCTCGAAACATCGTGTCACCAGGTGGCAGCATCGACACGGAAAACGGCAAGTTCAACGTGAAACCCGGTGGCGAGTTCGATGCTGTTGATGAAATCGAATCCATTGCTGTGGCAGCCGTCCAGACAGGTGATTCGTTAAACAAAGTTCGGCTGACAGACATTGGCCTCAAAGTGACGCGTGACTACGTGGATCCTCGATCGGTCGTATGCCGGTTTTCTGATGCCAACGGATCTTACCCGGCGGTGATGCTAAGCGTGACCATGCAGTCCGGGTCGAACATCATCGACGTTTGCGATTTGTGCATGGCTCGAATCGACCAAATGGTCACCGTCGATCAATCTTTGCCTCGCGACCTGGCCGTCACGCCCGTGTCGAACCAGGCAGACAACGTCAACATGAAGATCAGCGACGTGATCGGTAACGTGGTGTCAGCCATCGTGATCGTGGTCATCGTTGTGTTTCTGTTTGTTGGATTAAGAACGTCCCTGGTCATGGCGGCCAACATTCCGATTGTTGTGTTCGGTGCCGTCGGCATCGTCGGGATGCTGGGCGTGCAGTTAGAACAAATTTCTCTGGCATCGATCATCATCGCGTTGGGCTTGCTGGTCGACAACGCGGTTCAGGTATGCGACCAAACGCGAACAAACTGCCTGGCCGGTATGACTCCGCGAGACGCCGCCGTCGAAGGCGCAAATACGCTCATGTTCCCGATGCTGTCCGGAACGCTGACCACTGTCGCCGCCTTTCTGCCGATGTTGTTCGCGCTAAGTGGCGGCGGGGCGGAATACATTTACAGCCTGCCGGTCACTCTGTCGACAACACTGCTGCTAAGCTGGTTTCTGGCGATGACGGTTTGTGTGGTGCTGGCAGCTGCGTTTATTCGAGCTCCTAAAAACCCGGATGCCCCCAACGCTCCGCTGCCATGGCTGGGTTACAAAGCTGCGAAACTGACGTCGGCGATGTCACAAAAGTTGCGGAAAAAAGATGCGCCTGAAGTTGCCGAAAAGACCAGCGACAACGAACGCGCCGCAGGTCCCAGCGACAACATCTTCCTTCGTATCTATGGCCTGACAGCAACGGTCGCGTTGAGGATGAAGTGGATCACAGTGCTTGCGGCGGTCGCGTTGCTATTTGCAGTGTTGCGGCTGCCGGTGAGCACCGAATTTTTCCCTCAGGATCGGCGAGACCAGTTCTATGTGAATGTGCTACTGCCGGAAACTGCCACGATCGAACAAACCGATCAGGTGGTCCACCACGTGGAAGAAGCAATTCAAAAACTCAGCCCAATCACGTTGCCGGACGGAACGAAAGTAGAACGGCTGCGAGCCATGCGGTCGATGACGGCTCAAGGCGGAGCTCGCTGGGCGCTGGGCATCAATCCACCTGCGCCCAGCACCAGCGTTTCGGAGATCCTGGTCCGAACGACGGACGGAAATCTGACGCCTCAATTTGTGGAAGACATCCGAAAGGCTACCAACGACGGTCGCAGCGATCTGGGAATCTCACCCATTCCCGGTGCTCGGATTGTTCCGAAAAAGCTAGCCCTAGGACCGCCGGCCGCCCCTGTGGAATTACGAGTGATCGGAGACGGATTTGCCGACGTCGAACAGTTGCGCAAAACGGCCGATCAGGTAAAAGCTCTGATAAAGCAGCAAGCTGGTACATGGGACATTGCTGATTCCTGGGGCGTCGACGGGTTTCAGTTGCGCATCGATATCGACGACGAAAAAGCGAATCTGGCCGGTGTCACGAATGCCGACGTCGCGGACATTTTGACCGCCTATTTTTCCGGACTTAAGCTATCCACATTCCGAGAAGGTGATCACCAGATCCCCGTCTACTTCCGTCTGGAGCCTCAACAACGCCGCAGCCTAAACGGTGTTGACGCCGCATACGTGGAGGGCGAAAACGGCAAACTCCCGCTAAATTCCATCGCAAAAACCATCACTGAATGGCAGCCTGCAAAAATTGAACGCCGCGACCTGAATCGCACCATCAACGTGAGCGCAGAGGTGGAAGACGGCGTGTCCGGCAACGATGTCGTGAACGCCGTGATGGCGTCAGACGAAATGCAGTCGATCATAGCGGCGCTTCCGATCGGCTATCGCATTGAAATCGGTGGTTCGCTGGAAGAGAGCCAGGATTCGTCGGCGGAAATGCTGATGTCCTTTGCCATCTCTCTGTTGCTGATCGTGTTAATTCTTGTGCTGCAATACAACGGTTGGTCAAAGACGCTTATCATTCTTGCCACACTGCCGCTGGCCATGATTGGGGCATGGTTCGGACTCTGGCTGACCAACAATCCGCTTGGCTTCATGCCTCAACTGGGATTGCTATCGCTGTTCGGCATTGTGCTGAACACGGGGATCATTTTTATCGAATTCGCCGACATTCTGATCGCCGAAAAAGCCCGACAACTGCAGGCTGCGGGCACCGCTACGGGACCGATTCTGGGGCTCACGCGAACTCAATTTCGAGCCTGCCTGTCAGCCGCCGGCAAACAACGCATGCTGCCAATCTTTTTGACGACGGCCACAACGATCGGTGGTCTAATTCCGCTGGCTCTGTCGGGCGGACCGCTGTGGGAAGGCATGGCCTGGCTGATGGTCTACGGCCTGATCGTGGCAACCTTGCTGACGCTGTACATCGTGCCTTCGCTGTTCGCGATTATCGTGGAAACCTTCGGCATCAGCCCAATCGAAATGCCAGAAGGCAGTGACTCTGGCGGACAGACCGAGGCCGTCGCGTAAACGACGAGTCGCAGCGAACAGAGCGGTAGATACTGACGACCAGACGGCGATTCACCGCTGGTGACTTACGCCGCTGCGAAGCGCCTCGCACATGCGAGGCGTGGCAGCGAAACCTGAACTATGTCATCAACCCGATGGGCCCTGCCGGCGTGATCTGCTTTAGCTTCTTTGATTTCAACAAGCGATAGCAGTCCGGCAGATCGAACGTGTTAAGGATGCCAGGGACCATCGACGACAGTGGCCAGTCGTAGTCTTCTGCCTGAGCCAGATCTGTAAACGACGTGAGCGCATTTTGCAGAGTGACCTGCGTCACCGTGGGATGCAAAGTCGCGGCGAAGGTGCCCGAGATACTGCCCCAACCGTTGGCGAACAAATGAACCTGTTCGTGGCCAACCGACTTCAACCAGTTTAGCACAGACAACAGATCGCCCGTTCGTTGTCGGGAATACGAATCATCGAACATGACGCCCTGAATCGCGTACATATAGTCGCATCCGTAGGCGGAGGCATAAGAATTGGTCTCCGCTGTGTTTGGACGCGATTCGCCGGTGCCACGCACATCAACTGCGTACACCGGTGTGTCTGGGTTGTCGGCGATCAGTTTAAGAAGCTCTTCATTGTCGCGAAGTTCCGCATCGGCCGAATCGTGCGACACGTACAGAAGCGCTTGTTTGGAATCTCGGGGCGGCCGTGAGTAATGCCGTTCCGGATACAGGCGATAAACAAAAGCCTGCACGCGAGGTTCCGTTTCCACCACGTACGTCAAAAAATACTTCTCCGGAAAGTCGCGACCGCTGCCGATGCGAAGGATGCGATACTTCGGGACCGCATCGGAAAGGCGATCGCCGATCCAGTCGGTCAGAACCGGCATCAACTTTTCGGGAGCCAAGTCGCCTCGCTGCTTTGCCAGCTTAGCGGCCTTTTCTCGCGTGAAATCCTGAACGGTTTTCGCGCCCATCGTGCTGACCTGTCCGGACTCCGTACACTGAAGTGTCGCGTCGTCTTCAATGGTCAACTCGGGCTCTGTTCCCGGCCCGTCGGTCCCCGTGACACGATTGAACCAGCCGTACATCGCCTCCCGATTTTCCTGCGTGTAGCCGTGATACGTTGGTCCAACAAACAAGTTGATGTTGTCTTCGGCGCCCAGCAGTTGATACAGCCGTTTCAAACGACCATAGGCTTCTTCGGTACCACGAACGTCGAAGAAGTCCTTCTCCTTGGCCAGAATAATAATCGGCTTCGGCGCCAACGCCGCGAGAAAGTCTTCATGATCCAGCCCCATCGACAGCGCTTTCGGAGGGCATTGCTCCGTGTCGGTCGGCAGTTCATTTTCCAGATTGCGAACCAACGACGCGACGTAACACGACGGCGCCGCCATGCCCCAACGCTGCTCAACACCGCACATCAGCGTTGTGTCTGTGCCGCCGCCCGAATTTCCGGTGACGCCAATTTGCGTCGGGTCCACTTCGTCGCGAGTTAACAAATAATCCAGAGCCCGCACTCCGTCCCACGCGCGCCACATACTGAACGATTCGTCGACGAGAAACTGTTGGTTGCCGGTTTTCAAGTGTTCTCGCACGCCAACTCCAACGTGCGACTTCAGGTGCTCGTCAACGTATTGCAGGCGTTCGCCCTGGCCGATCGGATCGAAGATCAAACAAACATAGCCCTGCCGCGCGAGGCCCTGCGAAAAACCCTGATAGGCTTTTTCAGCTTTGCCGTTATGAGTGTGGCCGCAGGTGCCGACAACGGCCGGTCGACGGCCTTCGACATTGGTAGGGACGTACAGGTTTGCCGTCACCGGAAATCCAGGACGGCTTTCGAAGATCACATTTTCAATGCGATAGCCGTCTCGTTTATGGACGCCCGTGACCTTCGCGTTCAGTGGTGTCTTTTCCGGATGAGGACCAAGACACGCGCGGATCCGATCCTGGCAGGACGTCACGTACTCTTCAGCATCCGCCTTCGTTTGCAGCGCGGCAAGTCGATCGATGCGCTGCTTCTGGAAAGCTCGCATGCGGTCGACATAGTATTCCTGCATCATTCGCGGGAAGCGATTGAGCGGTGTTTTCTTCGGAGTCGCTTTCGCTGCCTGAGCGACCGCTTGTTCGGTCATCCACAACTGCTGAGCAATCACAGCGCCCATCGCGCTGGCGGTAGATGCCTGAAAAAACGTGCGGCGAGACAAAAGACTGGATGGCATGGCGGGTTCCGTGACGTTTGTTGAAAGGATGAAGTGCAGGGGGAGATCGTGGCGGAAGGAGGGCACGATTGTAGGCACGCTCTTCAGCGAAATTCAAGAAGACGGAAGCTTCAGTGAATTCGGCAGGCTTCGGTCAACGCGTGCCTCGGACCCGAGTCCTTCGGTTTGAGCGACGATTCAATTCCGACAAACATGCAGCACCTAATTGAAAAACAGCGAGCATTTGCCTTCCAACGTCGCCTAACTCCGAAGAAATTTTTGCATGTCGGGACTTGTCTATCCAATCGCCACAACGGATACACGGGAAGCGCAACAAGCGACATTGTACCCAAATCGATTTAAGTGCCTCGTTCCACTTCGAGGATGCCGCAGGCCGCACTCGATTCACGGCGAGGTTGTGCATCTCCACGATGCGTTTCACAAATCAGACACATCCGACGGAACGAAAGGAGGTGCCGTTCTCTACATCAAGGTTCAACGTCTGGGGCTGATCACGAAAAAATAACAGAGGCTATTCCAGCAGTTTTGCCACCACCACAATGTGCTGGCCTTTAGGAACCGGAGCCACCCATGCCTGAGCCAGCACGACTCCATCCAGTGCGGCGACACACGGCCAGGGGTCAAGGTCAATGCGGTCAAAGTCGTGCAGCAGGCCCACTGTATCACCGCGTTTGACGGCGGTTCCGCATTCCACCAGCGGTTCGTAGTGGCCAGCAAACGGAGCGGCGGTAAAACAGTCTCGGTCGACCATTTCCAACTTCTGCTGAGTGCCCGCGCGATGATGGGCAATCGGTTCGATCGTCCCGTGCAGCAGGTCACTATTGATGGCCGCCGCTAAGACGCCCTGACGACCATACTTCACGCCTTCTGGGTTCACGGATCGTCCCCAGCCAAGTTCGGTCCCCACTGTGATCTTGCCCAGTCGCTCGGCTTCGCTGGGCAGCAGGCCCGGAGTCACATTCTGGTAGACCATCAGCGACGGCGTGCCAAACCAACGTGCGGTTTGCTCGATCTTTTCGCCCAACACCGGGTCGTCGACCGGGTGGTAATTCGCGCAGATGGAAAACCGAGCGACGTCGCCTCCGGAATGCAGGTCCAGCACAATGTGCACTCGTGGCCAGATATACGTGCGGACAAACGCTGCAATCCGATGAGTAATTCCGGCCAGTGCCGGCGTGCTTCCAGCCCCGTCGACAAAAGCTCGATTCAGGTTGACGCCGTCTTCCTGACGACTTTCGCGCGTGCCGGAAAGAAACGCCGCCGGGTTCAGAACGGGAATCAGAATGATCCGCCCGCGCACGTCGGCGATGTTGATGTCGCGCATCAGGTGCTTTAGCGCCATCGGCCCTTCGTATTCGTTACCGTGATTCGAACCGAAGGACACCAGCCCCAGGCCGTCCTGAGTTTCAGGGCCGACAAACACGGTCAGCGGCAGCAGATGATCTCCCCAAATGCTGTCATGTTCCAAAGCCACCCAGTAATCCCGGCGGCCCGGTGAATCCAGGTCCAGTTGTTCAGGACGGACGGTCTTGCGTTCCATAGTTCTTCTCATTCATCGGTTAAGCGGTCGGTGCAGTCCACCAGCAACCAGCAGGCTCCGGATGCAAGATACATTCCGGATAACAGCACGAACAGCGGGTTCCAGTCGGTGACAGACATGTCAATCCCGTCGACGACGGACGTCGTGGTAAACCAGTCCAGCACAACGCCGAACACAATCGGCATGCAGACACCTCCAATGGTACCTGCGGTATTGATAATGCTGAACACGGTCGCACTGAACCGACCTCCAAGATCCGTACAGGTGCCCCATGTTGTTGGCTGACTCCAGTCACTGAAGAACTTCGCCGCCATCAGCAGCCACGCTCCGGTCACACCATCAGACTGCATCACAACCAACGCCAACATGGCACAGCCGATGACCTTCCCCACAAAACCAACGCCACTGCGTGCCCAGCGCCGGTTGCCTGTGCGGCGAATGATCGTGTCATTCAACCAGCCACCGACAATGCCGCCCAGAGCACCGCCAAACAGCGGCAGACTAGCCAGCCAACCGGTCTGTTTGATGTCAAACTGATGAGCGACCAGGAACCATGTGCCAATCAGCCCCACAAAGACGACGTCTGAGCCAGCATCCAGAAACTGCTGCACCGTGAAGATTCGCAGGCTGCGATTCTGCAACGCCTTGCGCAAAGGTAGCACGGCACGATGGTCGACAGCAGTCGTTTTGGACACTGCACGACCGGCAATCAATTCTTCCTCGGCGGAATTGACGCGGGGATCGTGCACGGGCGAATCGCGGAACAGCGCAAAGAACACAATCGCGTGAACCAGGCCCACCAGCCCGATCAGTGTGACAGATACTTGCCACCGCAGCCCGCAGACTCCCATCAGCAACGTGCCCAGAATAATGGGCGACATCGCGCCGCCTGCTCGACCGAACGTCGTCGCGACCCACCCCTGCAGCACGGTTCGATGAGTGGCGGGAAACCACTGCTGGCTGATTTTTGTCAGAGCGGGGTAGCAGCCCGCTTGAGTCGCTCCGAACACCAGACGCCAGAATCCGAGCAGCATGATGTTGCTGGTATGAGCGATCCCCGCCACGGCAATGGACCACGCGGCGATGATTCCCGTGAGAAACCGGTGCGGCCCAAAACGATCAACAATGATGCCGCTGGGAATCTGACCGGCCGCGTAGGTGTAGTAGAACAAAGAAAACAGAACAGCAGCTTGAGTATTCGAAAACGAAAACTCGGTCTGCAACTTCGGGCCGATAATATTCCAGCTGTAGCGGTGCAGGTACAGCAGGAATGACGTACTGCACGCGAGAGCGAACACAGTCCAGCGAATTTTTGTCGCCGGTAATTCGGATGACTCGGTCGCGGTGTCGCCTGTTGGTGGCACGGGCTGGCTTTCAGAAAACGTTACCGGAATTCGATCGGTTCCGGACAGAAGTGCTGCAATCGCTGCGGATCAATCTGAACGCCAAGTCCCGGCGTTGTCGGAATCTTTAAAGATCCCTCTGCATCCAACTGAAATGGTTCAGTTGTTAACTGATCGATGTAGGCGCACGGAGTCAGGTATTCGACGTGGGAGGCGTTCGGCAGGAAGGCCGAAATCTGCAGATCGGCGGCCAGGCCAATGGCGGTGTTCCAGCCATGCGGCACCACGGCGACGTTGTGGTCTGCGGCTATCTGAGCAATCCGACGGAATTCACTGAGGCCTCCGCACTTGGTGACGTCCGGCTGAATGATGTCGACCGCGTGGCGTTCCAGCCAGGGTTGAAAAGCCTGTCGCCGAGTCAGAACTTCGCCTCCGGAAATCGGGATCGGTGACACGCGGCTCAGTTCCACAAACCCGTCGATATCATCAGGGGGCAGAGCTTCTTCGAACCAGACAATGCCATAGTCGGCAAGCATCCTGGCGGTGTTGCGGGCCCAATTTGTTCCATGAGGCCAGAATTGTTCGCTGCCGCCCGCGTCGACCATTAGTTCCACATCGTCGCCCACTGTCTTGCGAGCCGTCCGGACCAGCAACTCATCGAACGCTCGATCACGGCGACCGAACGGACGCCAGCCCATCTTTATGGCTCGAAAACCGCGTTCGACCACGCTGTTCAGCGTCACCGCCAGAGCATCGGGTTCGTCAAACAAAATCGATCCGTAGGGCTTGATGCGGTCTCGATAATTGCCGCCCAACAAACGTGACACCGGTTGACCGCACGCCTTTCCCATGATGTCCCACAGCGCAATGTCGATGCCGCTGATGGCATGCGTCACACTTCCGCCGCGGCCTTGCCAAAAGGTGGATTGATGCAGAACTTCAGACACG
This DNA window, taken from Fuerstiella marisgermanici, encodes the following:
- a CDS encoding mandelate racemase/muconate lactonizing enzyme family protein codes for the protein MKIIGIDVCPLTGATVDGGWPQGHEPQEDLHTLVVVHTDQDICGYGSCFTSGQLVAGAVQLLWPLLKGQSAVEPERVSEVLHQSTFWQGRGGSVTHAISGIDIALWDIMGKACGQPVSRLLGGNYRDRIKPYGSILFDEPDALAVTLNSVVERGFRAIKMGWRPFGRRDRAFDELLVRTARKTVGDDVELMVDAGGSEQFWPHGTNWARNTARMLADYGIVWFEEALPPDDIDGFVELSRVSPIPISGGEVLTRRQAFQPWLERHAVDIIQPDVTKCGGLSEFRRIAQIAADHNVAVVPHGWNTAIGLAADLQISAFLPNASHVEYLTPCAYIDQLTTEPFQLDAEGSLKIPTTPGLGVQIDPQRLQHFCPEPIEFR
- a CDS encoding succinylglutamate desuccinylase/aspartoacylase domain-containing protein, with protein sequence MERKTVRPEQLDLDSPGRRDYWVALEHDSIWGDHLLPLTVFVGPETQDGLGLVSFGSNHGNEYEGPMALKHLMRDINIADVRGRIILIPVLNPAAFLSGTRESRQEDGVNLNRAFVDGAGSTPALAGITHRIAAFVRTYIWPRVHIVLDLHSGGDVARFSICANYHPVDDPVLGEKIEQTARWFGTPSLMVYQNVTPGLLPSEAERLGKITVGTELGWGRSVNPEGVKYGRQGVLAAAINSDLLHGTIEPIAHHRAGTQQKLEMVDRDCFTAAPFAGHYEPLVECGTAVKRGDTVGLLHDFDRIDLDPWPCVAALDGVVLAQAWVAPVPKGQHIVVVAKLLE
- a CDS encoding efflux RND transporter permease subunit, coding for MNLAALAMRYRPVVLTFVVLMVGWGAFTFATMPRREDPEFTIRTCVVTTQWTGAPTVKVEELITDKLEESLDGIEEVDHLRSTTTNGLSVIYVDLDDRIPPGDIQNVWDKVRAKVDLVKMPTDNIHPIVNDEFGDTAVLLLGIHQTPLAGDDAIEDAHRYSPRDLELFADRVRDKIRLLDGVAKVEKHGVNDEAIYIETDLGTWSQVGLTSEALKHLVDARNIVSPGGSIDTENGKFNVKPGGEFDAVDEIESIAVAAVQTGDSLNKVRLTDIGLKVTRDYVDPRSVVCRFSDANGSYPAVMLSVTMQSGSNIIDVCDLCMARIDQMVTVDQSLPRDLAVTPVSNQADNVNMKISDVIGNVVSAIVIVVIVVFLFVGLRTSLVMAANIPIVVFGAVGIVGMLGVQLEQISLASIIIALGLLVDNAVQVCDQTRTNCLAGMTPRDAAVEGANTLMFPMLSGTLTTVAAFLPMLFALSGGGAEYIYSLPVTLSTTLLLSWFLAMTVCVVLAAAFIRAPKNPDAPNAPLPWLGYKAAKLTSAMSQKLRKKDAPEVAEKTSDNERAAGPSDNIFLRIYGLTATVALRMKWITVLAAVALLFAVLRLPVSTEFFPQDRRDQFYVNVLLPETATIEQTDQVVHHVEEAIQKLSPITLPDGTKVERLRAMRSMTAQGGARWALGINPPAPSTSVSEILVRTTDGNLTPQFVEDIRKATNDGRSDLGISPIPGARIVPKKLALGPPAAPVELRVIGDGFADVEQLRKTADQVKALIKQQAGTWDIADSWGVDGFQLRIDIDDEKANLAGVTNADVADILTAYFSGLKLSTFREGDHQIPVYFRLEPQQRRSLNGVDAAYVEGENGKLPLNSIAKTITEWQPAKIERRDLNRTINVSAEVEDGVSGNDVVNAVMASDEMQSIIAALPIGYRIEIGGSLEESQDSSAEMLMSFAISLLLIVLILVLQYNGWSKTLIILATLPLAMIGAWFGLWLTNNPLGFMPQLGLLSLFGIVLNTGIIFIEFADILIAEKARQLQAAGTATGPILGLTRTQFRACLSAAGKQRMLPIFLTTATTIGGLIPLALSGGPLWEGMAWLMVYGLIVATLLTLYIVPSLFAIIVETFGISPIEMPEGSDSGGQTEAVA
- a CDS encoding efflux RND transporter periplasmic adaptor subunit yields the protein MNLYVVSGPIRQLLLAGSAIAVLAMAGCNGKGEAEPYVPGPRPVSVKALVKQSVPQAMLAAATVGSWKTEELGFEVGGRVEWVVEPNQEIEGRVEDADGNLIVEGTPVARLESERYRLQVETAKANIVQAEQAVKAATIELEKGLPAQIRAAQADASLALTQLNRSKQLFEKSAGTESDVDRDDARYQSAVATVEQMDADLKSKEAELQSLQSSLLQAKQSLRDAQRNLDDCTLYSSFRGEIAHVAVVPGSVVSAGQPVATIQMMDPIKVEVEVSAEDSRRLRSRERLAVMVSKADGTVEEHDGFLYLIDSVADAATRTYTVTVLVLNKKESAKSPAASSAPDAPAIATTTQTWRMNLRFIPGAKEGLLYVAEDAIHTQDGKSWLWKVENVETHQPLPADKLLKVSKLPVELGPAKIPFLGNWIFQQVLIDDESFDPDVNIVAGKLNVPTGEASDWDGDTIRIADDSQWELRPGELVKVDLSGSSLEQGYFVSMDAIVREGNRSFLFVVDGTDDAATVKRTEVRLATSDQPTATSSLRQVAPLEGESLDGLLYVTSGAHYLRDGEPVQVVMNGKAAQ
- a CDS encoding alpha/beta hydrolase family protein, which encodes MPSSLLSRRTFFQASTASAMGAVIAQQLWMTEQAVAQAAKATPKKTPLNRFPRMMQEYYVDRMRAFQKQRIDRLAALQTKADAEEYVTSCQDRIRACLGPHPEKTPLNAKVTGVHKRDGYRIENVIFESRPGFPVTANLYVPTNVEGRRPAVVGTCGHTHNGKAEKAYQGFSQGLARQGYVCLIFDPIGQGERLQYVDEHLKSHVGVGVREHLKTGNQQFLVDESFSMWRAWDGVRALDYLLTRDEVDPTQIGVTGNSGGGTDTTLMCGVEQRWGMAAPSCYVASLVRNLENELPTDTEQCPPKALSMGLDHEDFLAALAPKPIIILAKEKDFFDVRGTEEAYGRLKRLYQLLGAEDNINLFVGPTYHGYTQENREAMYGWFNRVTGTDGPGTEPELTIEDDATLQCTESGQVSTMGAKTVQDFTREKAAKLAKQRGDLAPEKLMPVLTDWIGDRLSDAVPKYRILRIGSGRDFPEKYFLTYVVETEPRVQAFVYRLYPERHYSRPPRDSKQALLYVSHDSADAELRDNEELLKLIADNPDTPVYAVDVRGTGESRPNTAETNSYASAYGCDYMYAIQGVMFDDSYSRQRTGDLLSVLNWLKSVGHEQVHLFANGWGSISGTFAATLHPTVTQVTLQNALTSFTDLAQAEDYDWPLSSMVPGILNTFDLPDCYRLLKSKKLKQITPAGPIGLMT
- a CDS encoding MFS transporter, which translates into the protein MPPTGDTATESSELPATKIRWTVFALACSTSFLLYLHRYSWNIIGPKLQTEFSFSNTQAAVLFSLFYYTYAAGQIPSGIIVDRFGPHRFLTGIIAAWSIAVAGIAHTSNIMLLGFWRLVFGATQAGCYPALTKISQQWFPATHRTVLQGWVATTFGRAGGAMSPIILGTLLMGVCGLRWQVSVTLIGLVGLVHAIVFFALFRDSPVHDPRVNSAEEELIAGRAVSKTTAVDHRAVLPLRKALQNRSLRIFTVQQFLDAGSDVVFVGLIGTWFLVAHQFDIKQTGWLASLPLFGGALGGIVGGWLNDTIIRRTGNRRWARSGVGFVGKVIGCAMLALVVMQSDGVTGAWLLMAAKFFSDWSQPTTWGTCTDLGGRFSATVFSIINTAGTIGGVCMPIVFGVVLDWFTTTSVVDGIDMSVTDWNPLFVLLSGMYLASGACWLLVDCTDRLTDE